The following proteins are encoded in a genomic region of Methylovorus glucosotrophus:
- a CDS encoding ABC transporter ATP-binding protein: MAESLRQERALNDIELEQKLAKKSLDRNMFWRLLPLLAPYKGRIAAIIGIEVILVGIIFLRPWFVGQVIDHGFIQTAKGLVLNTPLLVWMALGMGLTWALRFAFAAVSQYLAGSTAIHILNALRVRVFRHIQALSIRYFDSTKAGRIISRADRDVDALEPLLIQGPPELLSAVLRLVGAAFALWWISPKLLLALASITPLLILGTWLFKRISEHNWARVAEARARFTAHLVETVSGVRIIKQTVQEDANEARYSALVDDFNQTLVKGNIRTGWFLPTTQLLSTVGQAALLLAGGLGIAQHEMTVGQLAQSLFYVHLFLGPLQELNELLERYTSGASSAQRIFLMLDTEPEINDPATPRNPLLPRGSVEFRDVVFGYQQDGSRPVIRHLNLQVAAGEVLAIVGPTGHGKSTLVQLLTRFYEVQGGAVLLDDVDVREYPQQVLRRKVGVVLQDNVLFSGSVLHNLRLAAPDFSDEELIRAARDLGADEVLERLPQGYQTEVGPLGTFLSHGQRQLVCLVRAYLGNPSVLVLDEATSAVDIHTERRVQVAFRRLCEGRTAIVIAHRLATIRDADRIAVIWHGEVKEIGNHTTLIAKGGAYSQLYKAYEEASVPEPDSLRSVA, encoded by the coding sequence ATGGCTGAGTCCCTGCGCCAAGAGCGCGCCCTGAATGACATTGAGCTGGAGCAAAAGCTCGCCAAAAAGAGCCTGGACCGCAATATGTTCTGGCGTTTGTTACCGCTGCTGGCGCCGTATAAAGGCCGTATTGCCGCCATTATCGGCATTGAGGTAATACTGGTCGGCATCATCTTTTTGCGGCCATGGTTTGTTGGCCAAGTCATCGATCACGGCTTTATCCAGACCGCAAAAGGGCTAGTACTCAATACACCGCTGCTGGTATGGATGGCGCTGGGCATGGGGCTCACCTGGGCGCTGCGCTTTGCCTTCGCCGCAGTCTCGCAATACCTCGCGGGCTCGACGGCCATTCACATCCTCAACGCCCTACGCGTGCGGGTATTCCGTCATATTCAGGCGCTCAGCATCCGCTATTTTGATAGCACCAAGGCCGGTCGTATCATTTCGCGCGCCGACCGCGATGTAGATGCGCTGGAACCCCTGCTGATCCAGGGGCCGCCGGAGCTGTTGTCTGCGGTGCTGCGCCTGGTGGGCGCGGCGTTTGCCCTGTGGTGGATTTCGCCCAAGCTGCTGCTGGCCCTCGCCAGCATCACGCCATTGCTGATCCTGGGCACCTGGCTGTTCAAGCGCATTTCGGAACACAACTGGGCGCGAGTGGCCGAAGCACGCGCGCGGTTTACCGCGCACCTGGTAGAGACTGTTTCCGGCGTGCGCATCATCAAGCAAACCGTACAGGAAGACGCCAACGAAGCCCGCTACAGCGCGCTGGTGGATGACTTCAACCAGACGCTGGTCAAGGGCAATATCCGCACGGGCTGGTTCCTGCCGACCACCCAGCTGCTCAGCACCGTGGGGCAGGCGGCCCTGCTGCTCGCCGGTGGCCTGGGCATTGCCCAGCACGAAATGACAGTAGGCCAGCTCGCACAGAGTCTGTTCTATGTGCATCTTTTCCTGGGACCGCTGCAGGAGCTGAATGAGCTCCTGGAACGCTACACCTCGGGCGCCTCGTCTGCCCAGCGGATTTTTCTCATGCTGGACACCGAGCCCGAAATCAATGATCCGGCGACCCCCCGCAACCCCTTGCTGCCACGCGGCAGCGTGGAATTTCGCGATGTGGTGTTTGGCTACCAGCAGGACGGCAGCCGCCCGGTGATTCGTCACCTCAACCTGCAGGTGGCGGCAGGCGAAGTGCTGGCCATCGTCGGCCCAACCGGCCATGGCAAGAGTACGCTGGTGCAGTTGCTGACGCGCTTTTACGAAGTGCAGGGCGGCGCCGTGCTGCTGGATGATGTGGATGTGCGGGAGTATCCGCAACAAGTGCTACGCCGCAAAGTCGGGGTCGTGCTGCAGGATAACGTGCTGTTTTCCGGCAGCGTGTTGCACAACCTGCGGCTGGCGGCGCCTGATTTCAGCGATGAAGAGCTGATTCGCGCCGCACGCGATCTCGGCGCCGACGAGGTACTGGAACGGCTGCCACAGGGTTACCAGACCGAAGTCGGGCCGCTCGGGACCTTCCTCAGCCACGGTCAGCGTCAGCTGGTGTGCCTGGTACGTGCTTATCTCGGCAACCCATCGGTATTGGTGCTGGATGAAGCCACCTCGGCAGTGGATATTCATACCGAACGCCGCGTGCAGGTGGCTTTCCGTCGCCTGTGCGAAGGCCGCACCGCCATCGTCATTGCCCACCGGCTCGCCACGATTCGCGATGCCGACCGCATTGCCGTGATCTGGCATGGCGAAGTGAAGGAGATCGGCAACCACACCACCCTCATCGCCAAGGGTGGCGCCTACAGCCAGCTGTACAAGGCGTATGAAGAAGCCTCCGTGCCCGAGCCTGACAGCTTGCGCTCTGTTGCCTAG
- a CDS encoding ABC transporter ATP-binding protein has product MSISPTHPLLRCLWLYRTMPWRFSLTALLFLLVNAGMAWQLWLIGHAVQAVHDGTAIKLLPNGHYDLAVAWYWIAIILAVATGRGILQYFAGVLSLIIGQDLLSLLRERILVQVQRLDLAYHLQHGVGEMVTRTTRDADKVRDALINFWRQVFEASVWILVSIGLLCLYNVWLGLGTLAFVLAGIAIFIRQTDQLVTLDRAVGQAYDQVNQELSEGINGVRVIKAFALESSRIGAFEGFVQTFVRHAHTALAYAAVHTPLPQTLVALSQVWILGFGAWLIQQGQLEVGALIASLLVANTLIFRIEPIGRVMQVFADARSSAGRIWELLDESPTIVGGNDSIPKVALGFRLHDVTVQAAGGNAILQHCHLSAAPGEILALVGITGSGKSTLAALLPRLLDASHGSVDIGSASSGWQNVHQFRLDELRRRIHVVPQESFLFSDTLEANLRLARPQASEAELLEALELAAARDVLDSLSDGLQTRIGDRGITLSGGQRQRISLARAFLAHPSILILDDATSALDALTERRVLDNIRRLRDASGQAVTVLLIASKLSTILLADRVAVLDKGRIVAEGQHTHLLEHHAEYRELVGVHHG; this is encoded by the coding sequence ATGTCCATCTCCCCCACCCATCCGCTACTCCGCTGCCTGTGGCTATATCGCACCATGCCATGGCGCTTCAGCCTGACGGCCCTTCTGTTTTTACTGGTGAACGCCGGCATGGCCTGGCAACTCTGGCTGATCGGCCATGCCGTGCAAGCCGTGCATGACGGGACAGCCATCAAGCTCCTGCCCAATGGCCACTATGATCTTGCCGTGGCCTGGTACTGGATCGCCATTATTCTTGCTGTCGCTACCGGCCGTGGCATCCTGCAATACTTTGCCGGCGTGCTGTCGCTGATCATTGGTCAGGATCTCCTTTCGCTGCTGCGCGAGCGCATTCTGGTGCAGGTGCAGCGCCTGGACCTCGCCTACCACCTGCAGCACGGGGTAGGCGAAATGGTCACCCGCACCACGCGCGATGCCGACAAGGTGCGCGATGCGCTGATCAACTTCTGGCGCCAGGTGTTTGAGGCCAGTGTGTGGATACTGGTTTCCATCGGCCTGCTCTGCCTTTACAACGTGTGGCTGGGCCTGGGCACGCTGGCTTTCGTGCTGGCAGGTATTGCCATTTTCATTCGCCAGACCGATCAACTGGTCACGCTGGATCGCGCCGTGGGCCAGGCGTATGACCAGGTGAATCAGGAACTGAGTGAAGGCATTAACGGCGTGCGCGTGATCAAGGCGTTTGCCCTGGAATCCTCGCGCATTGGCGCTTTTGAGGGCTTCGTGCAGACCTTTGTGCGCCATGCCCACACAGCGCTGGCCTACGCGGCGGTTCATACGCCACTGCCGCAAACGCTGGTTGCGCTTTCCCAGGTCTGGATTCTGGGTTTTGGTGCCTGGCTGATCCAGCAAGGCCAGCTGGAAGTCGGTGCGCTCATTGCCTCCCTGCTGGTCGCCAATACGCTGATTTTCCGCATTGAGCCTATCGGCCGCGTGATGCAGGTATTTGCCGATGCCCGCTCTTCCGCTGGCCGCATCTGGGAGCTGCTGGACGAATCACCGACCATCGTGGGCGGTAATGACAGCATCCCCAAAGTAGCGCTCGGTTTCCGTTTGCACGATGTCACCGTACAAGCCGCCGGTGGCAACGCCATTTTGCAGCATTGCCATTTAAGCGCAGCCCCGGGGGAAATCCTGGCGCTGGTCGGCATTACCGGTTCGGGCAAAAGCACCCTGGCCGCTCTGCTGCCAAGGCTGCTGGATGCGAGCCATGGCAGTGTGGATATTGGTTCTGCATCGTCTGGGTGGCAAAACGTCCACCAGTTCCGCTTGGATGAGTTGCGGCGACGCATCCATGTCGTGCCGCAAGAAAGCTTTCTGTTTTCCGATACGCTGGAGGCCAATCTGCGCCTGGCAAGACCGCAGGCCAGCGAAGCCGAGCTGCTGGAAGCGCTGGAGCTGGCGGCCGCACGCGATGTGCTGGACTCGCTGTCGGATGGCTTGCAGACCCGCATCGGCGATCGCGGCATTACCCTATCTGGCGGGCAGCGCCAGCGCATCAGCCTGGCCCGCGCCTTCCTGGCGCATCCCAGCATCCTCATTCTGGACGATGCCACCAGCGCACTGGATGCGCTGACCGAGCGCCGCGTGCTGGATAACATTCGCCGCCTGCGCGATGCCAGCGGCCAGGCGGTGACCGTGCTGCTGATTGCCAGCAAGCTGTCCACCATTCTGCTGGCAGACCGTGTCGCCGTGCTGGACAAAGGCCGTATCGTGGCCGAAGGCCAGCACACCCATTTGCTTGAACATCATGCGGAATATCGCGAACTGGTAGGAGTCCATCATGGCTGA
- a CDS encoding ABC transporter substrate-binding protein, translated as MSVTAIDSIWYTRCPVPTPLGLAARENWFAQEFAPDHITIKTLQEVTDADLRESHYDHRLPHSFRQGGSVPAIWARANGTDTRVIGLNWVDEAQLVVTLPTSGITSVAELKGKRIALPLNDISIDHQRASALRGIVVSLEAAGLSADDIQFVDLPVPQGGAGVGWTSSHTPYATEFEALKAGKVDAIYVKGARGVEEAHKHGVTTLYDVRNHPDPIARANNSAPRPITVDNALLQERPDLVVRFLSKILDVADWAAAHEADTVSYIAKESHSTDEWVRKAYGNDIHLKQGTSLDDLSIAGLSAYKDFLFKWGYLKADFDVADWIAPGPLDELLRTRKQKAA; from the coding sequence ATGTCTGTTACCGCTATCGATAGCATCTGGTACACACGCTGCCCAGTGCCTACCCCTTTGGGTTTGGCCGCGCGTGAAAACTGGTTTGCCCAGGAATTCGCCCCCGACCACATCACCATCAAAACCCTGCAGGAAGTGACAGACGCCGATTTGCGCGAGTCTCACTACGACCATCGCCTGCCGCACTCCTTCCGCCAGGGCGGCAGCGTGCCTGCCATCTGGGCACGTGCCAATGGCACCGACACCCGCGTCATCGGCCTTAACTGGGTGGATGAAGCGCAACTGGTGGTTACCCTGCCCACCTCCGGCATCACCAGCGTGGCTGAGCTGAAAGGCAAGCGCATTGCACTGCCACTGAACGACATCAGCATCGACCACCAACGCGCCAGCGCGCTGCGCGGCATTGTCGTCTCGCTTGAAGCTGCAGGCCTCAGCGCCGACGATATCCAGTTTGTAGACCTGCCCGTGCCACAGGGCGGCGCCGGTGTGGGCTGGACCTCCAGCCACACGCCCTATGCCACCGAGTTTGAAGCCCTGAAAGCCGGCAAGGTCGATGCCATTTACGTCAAAGGCGCGCGCGGCGTAGAAGAAGCCCACAAGCATGGCGTCACCACGCTCTATGATGTACGCAACCATCCTGATCCTATCGCCCGTGCCAACAACAGCGCGCCACGTCCGATTACCGTCGACAACGCCCTGTTGCAAGAGCGCCCCGACCTGGTAGTGCGTTTCCTGAGCAAGATTCTGGATGTGGCCGACTGGGCTGCCGCACATGAAGCCGACACCGTAAGCTACATCGCCAAGGAATCGCACTCCACGGACGAGTGGGTACGCAAAGCCTATGGCAACGACATCCATCTCAAGCAAGGTACTTCGCTGGACGATCTCTCCATTGCCGGCCTCAGTGCCTACAAGGATTTCCTGTTCAAATGGGGCTACCTCAAGGCTGACTTTGACGTGGCAGACTGGATCGCGCCTGGTCCGCTGGATGAGCTGTTGCGCACCCGCAAGCAGAAAGCCGCATGA
- a CDS encoding TonB-dependent receptor encodes MTITTSSPSDQPAQTRFIVKPLLRALSSVFIGSLVISQAYAADATPANDASTAQTKSAEDGKSDTGTTAAAQPATVNSQGESEASLGSVVVTANKREETAQKVPTAITVLSGKELQDKGIGKSAGEVLNYVPNASANTQFNGRPRWWIRGVGSGQQQIDMASPVGIYLDDVYISNATASGFPLFDLDRVEVLRGPQGTLWGKNTTGGAVNIISKKPSFNTGENYVKADIGNYGSRIFEGAVGGEIVSERVAGRLSFYDQSSDGFFRNQFTGQRDGAIKDTAVRGQLLFQLTDNLEALLNVHRRDYTTDGSIQTVIGAGPGGAFRFGYVPSTSRKDVSSNAENSGDSTQNGASLTLKWDLGKYSLTSISAYEDWDQTVLNDADNSALELSRGYTKADSKQYSQEFRFASPREDRWNWLSGAHFFKEDISSYSAAARLPNGSVPAYIGTSTNALNNFSYTDYDHKASSFALFGSTTYNWTDAFKTTVGARWSTEKKEVDISRRSASGAGITAASWDNLGQWWNSYIGSYNNPTGLVTNFDAHQEKRWDSFTYDFTPEYKISDTSRTFFKFAHGEKSGGFNTAATATAALNTVKPEKLNAYEIGYKSEWLNGRLNFNTTLFYYDYKDVQVNVVGLPAGATTTVSYLQNADSATVKGAEFEVEALPTSNLRLIGNIGLQSGEFDKLQVQNSTTNYDGNDLVRTPNLNTLLSANYRIPLANDNKIVTSLDWRYTGQQYYFVNAQNTAQNTYYKLLSQEGYSIVNARVTWSTKGDRLAITGYVNNLFDKEYLAHALPATPATGSTAIYGAPRTAGVSLTLRF; translated from the coding sequence ATGACCATAACAACGAGCAGCCCATCAGATCAGCCGGCGCAAACGCGCTTTATCGTTAAACCTCTATTGCGTGCGTTGAGCAGCGTCTTCATTGGCAGCCTGGTCATCAGCCAGGCCTATGCCGCTGATGCCACGCCAGCCAATGACGCCTCTACGGCGCAGACCAAATCCGCCGAAGATGGCAAAAGCGACACCGGCACTACCGCAGCAGCCCAGCCAGCCACCGTGAATAGCCAGGGCGAAAGTGAAGCTTCCCTGGGCAGCGTGGTGGTGACCGCCAACAAGCGTGAAGAAACCGCACAGAAGGTGCCAACCGCCATCACCGTATTAAGCGGCAAGGAGTTGCAGGACAAAGGCATAGGCAAATCCGCAGGCGAGGTACTCAACTACGTGCCCAATGCCTCCGCCAACACCCAGTTCAATGGTCGCCCACGCTGGTGGATTCGTGGTGTGGGTTCCGGTCAGCAACAGATCGACATGGCCAGCCCGGTAGGCATCTACCTGGATGATGTCTATATCAGCAATGCCACTGCTAGTGGCTTCCCGCTGTTTGACCTCGACCGGGTTGAAGTCCTGCGCGGCCCCCAAGGCACGCTGTGGGGCAAGAACACCACTGGCGGCGCGGTCAACATCATCAGCAAAAAGCCTTCGTTCAATACGGGTGAAAATTATGTGAAGGCCGATATCGGCAACTACGGCTCGCGTATTTTTGAAGGGGCCGTCGGCGGCGAAATCGTCAGCGAGCGCGTGGCTGGCCGTTTGTCTTTCTATGATCAAAGCAGCGATGGATTCTTCCGCAACCAATTCACTGGCCAACGCGATGGCGCGATCAAGGACACCGCCGTGCGCGGTCAATTGCTGTTCCAGCTGACCGATAATCTGGAAGCCCTGCTCAATGTGCACCGTCGCGACTACACAACCGATGGCAGCATTCAGACCGTGATTGGTGCCGGCCCGGGCGGTGCTTTCCGCTTTGGTTATGTCCCCAGCACCAGCCGCAAGGATGTTAGCTCGAATGCCGAAAACAGCGGCGACTCAACCCAGAATGGCGCATCGCTGACCTTGAAATGGGATCTGGGCAAGTACTCGCTCACGTCCATTTCAGCATACGAAGATTGGGATCAGACCGTGCTGAATGATGCTGACAACAGCGCACTGGAACTCTCCCGTGGCTATACCAAGGCCGACAGCAAGCAGTATTCACAGGAATTCCGCTTCGCGTCACCACGTGAAGACCGCTGGAACTGGCTCTCGGGTGCACATTTTTTCAAGGAAGACATCAGTTCCTACAGCGCTGCCGCCCGCTTGCCTAATGGCAGCGTGCCAGCCTACATCGGCACCAGCACCAACGCTCTGAACAACTTCAGCTACACCGATTACGATCACAAGGCTTCCAGCTTCGCGCTGTTTGGCAGCACTACATATAACTGGACAGACGCCTTCAAGACCACCGTGGGCGCGCGCTGGTCGACCGAAAAGAAAGAAGTCGACATCAGCCGCCGCTCGGCCTCTGGTGCTGGCATTACCGCTGCCAGTTGGGACAACCTGGGTCAATGGTGGAATAGCTACATCGGCAGCTACAACAATCCGACTGGCCTCGTGACCAACTTCGATGCACATCAGGAAAAACGCTGGGATTCGTTTACCTACGATTTCACGCCGGAATACAAGATCAGCGACACCAGCCGCACCTTCTTCAAGTTTGCGCACGGCGAAAAGTCTGGCGGCTTTAATACGGCCGCGACAGCGACCGCTGCCCTGAACACAGTAAAACCGGAAAAGCTGAATGCCTATGAAATCGGCTACAAATCCGAATGGCTGAACGGTCGTCTGAATTTCAACACGACCTTGTTCTACTACGATTACAAGGATGTTCAGGTGAACGTGGTGGGCTTGCCTGCGGGTGCCACTACCACCGTATCGTATCTGCAGAATGCGGATAGCGCGACGGTAAAAGGCGCGGAGTTTGAAGTGGAGGCACTGCCGACCAGCAATCTGCGCCTGATCGGTAATATCGGCTTGCAATCCGGGGAGTTCGACAAACTGCAGGTACAGAACAGCACCACCAACTACGACGGCAACGATCTGGTACGTACCCCCAACCTGAATACCTTGCTGTCAGCCAACTATCGCATTCCATTGGCGAACGACAACAAGATCGTGACCAGTCTGGATTGGCGTTATACCGGTCAGCAATATTACTTTGTAAATGCACAGAACACCGCGCAGAACACCTATTACAAACTGCTGAGCCAGGAAGGCTACTCCATCGTCAATGCACGCGTAACCTGGAGCACCAAAGGTGATCGTCTGGCCATTACCGGGTACGTGAACAACCTGTTTGACAAGGAGTATCTGGCACATGCGTTGCCAGCCACGCCTGCAACCGGTTCCACCGCTATCTATGGCGCACCCCGTACTGCTGGTGTATCGCTGACACTGCGTTTCTAA